The region CACCTCGCAACCTTTAGCACCACTTTCCATGACAAAGCGGAGGACTCCATAGCAGGCCCTGCAACATCAATAAGAATCTGAGACTTAAAGATGTATGACAAGAATTCTTATAGTATAACACCACAGATGCATTCATTCCTTTTTTTTGGCAACCATGCATTCACTCTTTCATAATGCAAATATTTATACAAGGCCTTCAACTTAAGCTTGTGATAGAGAGAGAACAAAAACATGCCTCCAGAAAGTGAATCAAAACGAGCATACCAATAAAATTACTGCTGCACATAGAAGGAATTATATTCCCGTTGTTTGCTTTCTAGGAAAAAAACAACACTTGTAAAGTAATAGGGAGGAATATGCGATAGAATTAGTAGATAACTGGCATCAAAGATCAGTCATCTGTGGATCCATCCCCACGGTTGTCTGGCCGCTGCCGCCTGAACGGCTTTGCATCTATGCACTGTTGTTAAAGGCACCACTATTTAAATCTGTGCAGCCTTATAATCCAACAAATGCAGTAAGCAAACACATTTGTGAAAGCAAGAGAATGCATGTGATGAGTTAATGAATGCTGATTTGTGTGAGATCAAATTGCCAACAAGCACAgtcaaaaagaatgaaaagaagcttGTAATGATATCTCCCTTAATGTTGATGCCAATAGGAGTACAGCAACCAAAGTTGAATTGACAATGTATCAAAGAATCATCTAAGGACTGCAGCATTATGGATTGTTCATAAGAATTGCATGCCTAGACTTTATAATTCGCAAAACCTTGTAGATAATGCCATTAGCAAGAGCTAAATGAAACCATGCACTTGTCTATTGAAAGATATGATCATCTTCTTTCAGATATCGCTAGTCGACAAGGTTCTATTGCAATCTAGGAAATTATAGATACTTTGTTGCACCCAACAAACTGCAGAAGAAATTTGCATGAAGCCCTTGTCTCTGGTAGCACATCTAATAAGAATAGAATtacccaaaagaaaagaaaaaagaaagaaagaaagaaacttctGTTGCATTTGTCTTATATtaacttaaaaaattaaaacataatacgTTCTTTGCTATATATTGTAGTCGATTTAAGTCCACATACTCTTGCACAAAATGTGCCCCACTTTAATGACAGGGATAATAGATGTGACATAGAATCAGGGGACAAATGGTTTTCAGATTTCAGACCACTCACCTGTAGATTTATCTCTACAGTTGTCTGGTTGCTGCTGTAAAACAGCTTTTCCTGCATGCACCATATCTCGAAATCTCACTAGAAAGACGAGTAAGACCTCATATATTGACAGGTGCATGCTTACTGATTATGCACATTAGTAACagaccaaaaaaaaactaaaagccTATTTGGATAGTCCAACGGGATAGTCCAAGCTAAAATGCcgtgggaagaaaaaaaaatcctccatgggtctttttttttcctacctGCAGCCCAACAAGCCTACAAGCCGAGATTTAGGTAGGCCCCTAAAAGATGTGAGTTGAACAGGCTAATAGGCCTGATTCCTGTAGGCTTTTAGCCTAGTCTTGCAAGAATATCCAAACAGGCCTTAAGTGTGTATGCATATCCACACATATACAAGTGCACAATTACTAAGGATGCTGTCGTTCCTATGCATGAAGCATGCATGCCTCCCATTTACATACCACACAAAACTATGTTGTACTCTCGTGTGTGATGCATACTTCTTTATACGAATACAATTACAGGGAACATATGGACATATGAGATGGTATGAGTAGATAAAAATTTCAATCAGTCTTCTGTGGAACCATCCCTGCAGTTGTCTGGCCACTGCTGATTGAATGTCTTTTAGTCTATACAATGTTTCTCAAATCCCACAACCGGAAGTCGTGTGGCCTCAATCATCCAACAAATTCATCCACCAAATAGGGAAAGATCACATTTACATAAACATATGCATGCAGGGAGTAAAATCCCTTGCCGAGAAGTCACAAAATTACATGAGAGATCACAGGAACATGCATAACAATATACTTTGCATAAAgaactttttaaaaaaatggtcTTTCTAAGAGATAGAATGAAAGCATACAGTCTGTATCTGTTAAAACATATTCTTACATTACAACTATCATAAAGCATTACAACTGTCATTTCCAATTTGAACAGAAATGGCTAAATTTTTGTCCTTTAATACTTCAAAATGCCACATCAATTAACTTTTATACTCATCAGGTCACATGATTCTGAGTTTTCCTTGGTAACAAGCTCATGTATCTACCCACCTAAATTCTGAAGGGATGCTTGGATGCCTGCGGGTTTTTCTAAACCAGCTAATCATCAAACATGATTTGTAAAACAGGTTTTATGAAAAACAGGGGGAAACCGGTTTTTCCTAAAACTCACTTTTCAGATTTTATGACTTGTCTGCTTTTGACAAACAGATTTTACAGAAAGCAACCAAACAACCAGTCTTTTAAAACCTAttcattttgaattttttgtaaACCTGTTTTACTAAAACTTGCCAACCAAACAGCCCCTGGAAGATCTTAGGAATGCTATAAAATATAAAGAACAATTAACCACCGTACTTGGTCTATTGACATATGGGGCAATGGAAAAGGCATGAATTCAAGATGTTAGAATGCATATAAACAGTGGCCACTAGAGGATGCGCTAAGTAAATTACCTTCGAACAGCAAGGCCACCGAGAAGCTTATACCGGAGGGACTCAGCCTGAGCAATGGCACAGAGCCCTCTGTTGTTAACCTTCTCGGCATAAAGTTCCACGCTATTCTCCGGAAAGTTGAACCTTTTCTGGACCACCGAGGTCAGCTCCCttatcctcctccccttctcacCTTAAGCAAACAAAGACCAAACCAAACCAAAGACATCTCAGGCAACCCCAAACTAATCCACTTCAAAACCCTAAATTCTCAGTCCTTTTACAGTTTATCTAAAAGGAAAGGCGGGAGAGAAGGAGAATCCTACCGAGAACGTTCTGGGTCCTGGTGGCCCGGATGATGATCTCGGTGCGCATCGGCGTGACCCGGACCTCGACGCCGGAGTAGCCGTCCTCCGCGAGCTCCCTCGTTAGAACCTCGTTCAGCTCCGCGTAGAACACTCCATCCGCCACGAACTACAATAGCGCGAAAAATCGAAAAAAAAACACCAAATAAAGGAATAAGAAGGGTGAAAACGAGAGAAATTTTAGGCCTAGACTAGAGAAAATTTTtggggaaaggaaaaaaaggatcgAAGAAGGTGATCTGGAGCAACAGAGGGTGAGGGTGACGGTCAAGGAGGGCCTGCCTTCCTCTTCTTGCTCATCTGAGTCGCCATGGTTGGAGATCAGAGCGAGCTCCTCTCTTTGAGAGGAGTCAATGAGCTCGggcaagagagaaccctagaaTCGTtcgaggaggcggcggagggcgAGCGGCCGGGAGGAaagaccgagagagagggaTTTATTGCGGTGGAGACGGCCCGGAGAGCGAACGAGTTAGGGTCGAGAAATTGAGGCCCTGTTTgcaggagttttttttttgagggcctccaaaaaatacttttagataaaaaataatatttggtaaaaatttcgaaaagctgtttcagcttttgcggaaagctgaaaacagcttttggagggaagctccaatttgcaGCTTTtcgaaaatgctgttttcagctttgtcggaaagctgtatttttgacaaaaatgcccatattaaaatataataattacatagtttgttcctttataaacctaaaaatctgctggagccaagaaccctagccgtcagactcccttccgcaagaaaaattgttagagagataaatggtcattcggaggatgaaaaattaatttaaactaataattaaaatattttatacctttattattgtattatactataaatattattatattacattacatcacactacaataatatgttattttaaataatttaatattatgttatattatgaaaaattaatttatactaataattataatattttatacctttattattgtattatactataaatataatattataatacgttatatcataatacattaatatgttatgttaaataatttaatattatgttatattatgaaaaattaatttatactaataattataatattttatatctttattattgtattatactataaatattatttatattacattacataatAATAcgttaatatgttatgttaaataatttaatattatgttatattatgaaaaattaatttatactaataattataatattttatacctttattattgtattatactataaatataatattataatacgttatatcataatacattaatatgttatgttaaataattgaatattatattatattatgaaaaattaatttatactaataattataatattttatacctttattattgtattatactataaatattatagtatattacattacatcataatacattaatatgttattttaaataatttaatattatgttatattatgaaaaattaatttatacaaataattataatattttatacctttattattgtattatatataaatataagatcataatacattaatatgttattttaaataatttaatattatgttatattatgggaaattaatttatactaataattataatattttatacctttattattgtattatactataaatattatattatattacattacatcataatatattaatatgttattttaaataatttaatattatgttatattgtggaaaattaatttatactaataattataatattttatacctttattattatattatactataaatataatatatattacattatatcataatacattaatatgttatgttaaataatttaatattatgttatattatcaaaaattaatttactctaataattatattactattatgttatattataataatattattttatattacaataatattatactatatcgtatatttatgtattaatatatgttatgttttattatattctgttgtataatactatgcaatgtcctttatggtaattttgtcatacaaaagtactttctcagtttgtttatcaaacatatgttaaagtgccacagcactttacaaatgtagttaccaaacagcaaacagctttttataatagctctacttctaacagctctacttccaacagctttaCTGcccacagctcccccaaacagagcCTGAGATGAGAGGCGAGGGTCGTCCGTTCTCTAGGCTGCAAACCAGTCGGGTCGAATCAGGATAGGTACTACTCAAATCCGGTCCGATTTCGTCTAGAAATAATCAAAATCCACAAACCTAATTTCCCTACTCTActgggattttttttccttttctttgtagaGGGGAAGGGAAGAAGTTGAGGAATCTAGAAGAATAACTTAATTTGCATCCCTATTATCTTCTCATTCTTGCCTCCTCCCCCATCTGTGCACCCCATTTGCCTCATTAGCATTTAAACGAGCCAAAGAAAGTGGAGGTCCCCTCCTCTAATCTATCGATATCTGAATGTAGCTCTTGATTGATTTTAATACATCTCGGAACTAACTTTAACCGATGTAGCAAATCGATCAATAAGGAGGTCTAAGCCAAATAAGATTAGGCTCTAATCTCCTGATCAAATGACACATGTCATCATGTGGAGGGAGGCACCATAGGAAAGAATCaaatccaattggattgggctgaAACTTTTTGATCATGGCGCTATACATTGACACTTGGCATTCATCCATGGTGGGCGGTTTGAGGGGtcatcctaatctgattaggagcCTTGTTGATAAGCCTTAATCCCTTGGATTATGAGCTTTGATCTGATCCTTAGCTCCCTCCATCCGCCATCTATAAAAGGACCCCTTGTTGGCATGAAGAGAtcaatccaatcaattgttgattagCGCTTAGAGAGAAAGAGTTTCTCTCCTTCCATCATGCCTCAAGTCCaagcttcttcctccttctccacagtAGCAGGagagcttcttcttcctcttcttccatggaAGCAagacaaggaagatccacggtgtatgttgggaattgtatcctaaatgtcaatcgtcaggatgttgatgattgaattttgtaaatgaattgacaaattaataaagtgttatttggcattattcatcatttcattgtacatcttcaaatgaacttttatatgatgaagtccttaggacttgttttatgataaaggaggatttatcttcaagtccttaaaactgttcgcgatcaaatgatatgctgttactaggacgacagcattatcgagattaggtcgttgtgtgacatatacgttggttgtcctcttaaccaaggagtgtggagacactgatatgtcacacaggtgaagtgtaggagtacatttcactgaacgtgaccaattccggaacgctctactgttaagagatgttccaagtggatatgggtataagtttggccctctgacctgagaccgcaacctgtgactagcaagcaactcactgtactttggtaccggactacctaaatttctaattcagtgacggaaggtcactgggtatagtcaagtacttgcatagtcagttgtaagtcaagatggaattgacccctcctgaaaacagaagataatgccttgtgttcaatttagcaaaaccttagccagggtaatccttgtgaggagtcacagaatttctaaagttgaatcacatcatggatgcacttattacaaagttgacagaactctgaagtcatcctggcatttaggagtcatagggataaattatacggtaaccatagtccaagggttcttgaatgttgctttgcaatcattcggcctatccggacgtcgggtaccattgctagatggtcatttcgattagtacaagaagttgttcttgtgctaccggcttagattcgaacctatggggtcacacgcatagaagtttctaggttgatcaaatggctgattgataattaagaatcattcagaggtaatttggtcaattcgattgacaaattatcctaagcaaaagttgcattaaaataattattgaattattggagggttaattagtaattggattactaataaattcaatttgattgaattattggactttaattaagccaaattgaattagattcaatttgggctaaattagggtttgacataattcgatcgggttcgacccgagccgattgggcataacctaattgatcggacttgacccaattggattgggattgactcaagtcaattaagagtccttatttaatgaggattaagagtctaaataatcagaatttattatggagaagaattcctaaaatttaggaccctagctttctttcttggagaagaaagacacctcatccttatccctaaaagcagtggtgcctatcctctttatttttggccaatttttggcgtgaggaaagaggaggcgtggggctattttttagaaaaatatggcgcctcaatcttcctaaaaagataggaatcaaatccctaatttgtagggactgcatgacgcatcaagcagggtggtgtgcagctgaagtttggggtgtaataacctcctgatttttagggattcttggcacaggattaaaagagaatttgttcatctcttagctgccaattcaccagaatttttggaaattttatcagccaaatttgttggcaggtgtgaggcgtggggggtcttttggctataaaaggacccccacacttagggtttgtagagatggtctttagaaagggttctaaattctgaaaaaattctgagagccagccaccttctctcctccttcttctccttcatctccatccttcatcctctcgaagaagaatcaaaagttgagtgcttcgagggagaaaagttcagccactgcagcacctctgcacgagctagcactcctgcagttgtggatcttcctagagcttcgcgtggactatccgtagaggccggacacatgtgcggctatacaaggtgatcaaggcatcatcaaagttctcaaagcaaaaaggtatgacatctgatctcattaaaaattaaaattagaaatcaactaggttgctgaaattctgcatgactacatgttagacatagaatcatgcctacttgtttaggataattgtttaaacttctggatctatttttgttgtagagatatgatctctagcatgcataggaattaaatagtttaattcatgcttccgctgtaaaatttttaaaaaatatatgtatgcgACCACCAGGGTAACCAACAGTGTAAGCTTcatcctttctcctcctccatcgcgagcaaggttgaagaagaaagagttCTTCTTCAAGGAGGTATATGGCTGATTTTCTTCTAATCTTTATTGATAGTCATGAAAAATCTCTGCAAGAAGCTAGCACTCTGGTGAGATCTGATCTCAGATAGTCAAGTCCTCGTATGGATAcctatagaggccggacgtttgtgcggctccaacaggaacctcctaagatcatcaggctgcggtattTTTCCACCCGCACAAAAGTTTGAAGATGGAATCTTCAAATCTTtgtttctgatttttgtttcagttttatgataTTTAATCAACCTctttcagatcctaatctctccttccttatgagttcaaaggtcttctggatttggatccagaaaattttttgaactcTACGATCCGTGACGCGTTCATACGATAAACGACGTCTCGTGCgaaattccgctgcgaacgtcgcatcacACTGGGTGTaactcagcagtggtatcagagccaagttttTGGAAGTATGATTAGGATTTAAGGATTGattaacatatttttagatctgattttAATAGATTATGTTTGCTGAATTTTCtacgtgctgaaatttcaggttgctgaaattttcagcatgcagatttttctttttctttgatcttGCAATTTGtttttagaattgcaattagattacaatgtttgaaatcaagtaatgcatgatctgaaattcagagaatagcataatagatTAAAAAGTTCAGATCTgaaatatatgcatgagatgcttATGGTCTTGACAATGTCCATACTTGTTTATGCCtatgtttaaaataatatatgcatgagatgtatgtataaattaaacaaacgtTTATttacatgagatgtgaataaaaCCTGAAACAATGGGATATTTACATAAGATATAAAATGAAACAATTatttcatttacataagatgtaatctatatgaaagagtttcatatttacataggatgtaaacttgaaccaatgtgatatttacataagatgtaaatacataacatatggtatggggtagattattacattagatgtaaatcccatGAGACCTAAAATCTCCCTAAATCAATCaagagtgaacgatacattgagctagccctATTTggataattgatctaattggtatctAAGAAAgcttaaaggtggttacttaattaggaccttactcttgagtaaggagagcctcccacctgcttatctggccaattgatcgattacctttaatgaaaagctcaaagttggaatcactaagacttgattaccTAATATTAAGTCAATTGGTCTTCcgccgtagtagagttgctaaggtctttctggcgttgatttgtctcggctggacacagtgggcaagttgcatcaagggattggacctctctattagcatgtgatgttgtggggtaaagatggggttgggctccaataactgttaggtaaggACCCAATCACAGTTTTATTTTCCgcgggatatacggtgggtccgacttaaccaaggaacggggccaataactgttatgtgaggtccttatgacttggagactagGTTAGCTCAATTTGCTtatgaagcattgtacaagagttgtacactcatcgtctatatgtcaccaataattgttaggtTAGGTGAtatgtagattggtgggaccgcagcaccccacttgaaacccTAAGTCGCAGGTTTCTGTATCcttaccaggagagtgtgagagatccgagaaatagtggaaggatttgatccacttttattttaaaagttcctaaaataaattaatgtcaattacaaatttctaattagaatctttactctctgcagatgatAATGGCTTCCAACCCATTAACTCGAAtcctagataacaataggttgaccggatCAAATTACAAGGATTGGCTCCATAACTTaaagattgtcttgagttgtgAGAAGATAGCATATGTTCTACACCATGAACTCCCAGTGTTACCAGCCTGTccaaccaatgagcagcgtgagacACATACGAAATTgttggatgacgacaataaggttaggtgctacattatggcatccatgtccaacaaATTACAATGCTAGCATGAGAGTATAAAGACTGCCTAagacatacttgatcacctgcaagagttgtatggtgaatagAGTCGCACAgcgaggtttgaagtgtccaagagactcttcaaagccaagatatgcgatgggcagtctgttcatgatcatggtttgaccatgatcaaggatctcgaggagcttgagaagctcggcatgaccatgcacaaggatttgcaaacggatttgatcctgcaatccttgccatcttcatatgggcagtttattgtaaactaccatatgaataacattgaatgtgatgagagcacaaaagtgcaatcgtcagaccatcttaattagtattttagctaatcattaataataaa is a window of Phoenix dactylifera cultivar Barhee BC4 unplaced genomic scaffold, palm_55x_up_171113_PBpolish2nd_filt_p 001676F, whole genome shotgun sequence DNA encoding:
- the LOC103696489 gene encoding 40S ribosomal protein S3-3 isoform X1 — its product is MATQMSKKRKFVADGVFYAELNEVLTRELAEDGYSGVEVRVTPMRTEIIIRATRTQNVLGEKGRRIRELTSVVQKRFNFPENSVELYAEKVNNRGLCAIAQAESLRYKLLGGLAVRRACYGVLRFVMESGAKGCEVCLWMVIVSGKLRAQRAKSMKFKDGYMISSGQPVNEYIDSAVRHVLLRQGVLGIKVKIMLDWDPKGKQGPATPLPDLVTIHTPKEEEELTQPLMV
- the LOC103696489 gene encoding 40S ribosomal protein S3-3 isoform X2, yielding MATQMSKKRKFVADGVFYAELNEVLTRELAEDGYSGVEVRVTPMRTEIIIRATRTQNVLGEKGRRIRELTSVVQKRFNFPENSVELYAEKVNNRGLCAIAQAESLRYKLLGGLAVRRACYGVLRFVMESGAKGCEVIVSGKLRAQRAKSMKFKDGYMISSGQPVNEYIDSAVRHVLLRQGVLGIKVKIMLDWDPKGKQGPATPLPDLVTIHTPKEEEELTQPLMV